One Nicotiana tomentosiformis chromosome 4, ASM39032v3, whole genome shotgun sequence genomic window carries:
- the LOC104121285 gene encoding low-specificity L-threonine aldolase 1, translating to MVMRTVDLRSDTVTKPTEAMRNAMANAEVDDDVLGYDPTAQRLEAEIARIMGKEAGLFVPSGTMGNLISVLTHCQIRGSEIILGDYSHIHIYENGGIATLGGVHPRTVKNNEDGTMDLDLIEAAIRDPSFEICYPTTRLICLENSHAHSGGRCLSAEYTDKVGELAKKYGLKLHIDGARIFNASVALGVPVHRLVRAADSVSVCLSKGLGAPVGSVVVGSKSFIAKAKILRKTLGGGMRQVGVLCAAAFIGFQENLVKLEGDHKKAKILAEELNKIKGLKVDIAAVETNIVYCDILKGSKISETEMCKILEQHGLLILPEGLMRIRFVIHHQISENDVHYAVSCVQRALAGVAEENGDK from the exons ATGGTGATGAGAACCGTGGATCTTCGCTCGGACACAGTCACTAAACCAACTGAAGCCATGCGGAACGCAATGGCCAACGCTGAAGTGGATGACGATGTATTGGGTTATGATCCAACTGCCCAACGCCTTGAAGCCGAGATCGCAAGGATAATGGGCAAAGAAGCAGGGCTATTTGTTCCTTCAGGCACTATGGGCAACCTTATCAGTGTGCTGACTCATTGCCAAATTAGAGGCAGTGAAATTATTCTTGGTGATTATTCACATATCCATATTTATGAAAATGGAGGCATTGCCACTCTCGGAGGTGTTCATCCGAGGACAGTGAAGAACAATGAAGATGGAACAATGGATCTTGATTTAATTGAAGCTGCAATTCGAGATCCTAGCTTTGAGATATGTTACCCGACCACTAGGCTGATCTGCTTGGAGAATTCACATGCACA CTCAGGAGGCAGATGCCTTTCTGCAGAGTATACAGACAAAGTCGGAGAGCTAGCAAAGAAGTATGGTCTGAAGCTTCACATTGATGGAGCTCGTATATTCAATGCATCAGTT GCACTTGGAGTGCCTGTTCATAGACttgtacgtgctgctgattcagTTTCG GTATGCTTATCAAAAGGTCTTGGTGCTCCAGTTGGGTCTGTGGTTGTTGGTTCAAAGAGCTTCATTGCCAAG GCAAAAATTCTGAGGAAGACTCTAGGCGGTGGAATGAGGCAGGTTGGTGTCCTTTGTGCTGCTGCTTTTATCGGTTTCCAAGAGAATCTTGTTAAGCTGGAAGGAGATCACAAAAAGGCTAAGATTTTGGCTG AGGAACTAAACAAAATCAAAGGGCTGAAAGTTGATATTGCTGCCGTAGAGACTAACATT GTATATTGCGATATACTGAAGGGGTCAAAGATCAGCGAAACAGAGATGTGCAAGATTTTGGAGCAACATGGTTTACTTATACTACCAGAAGGCCTAATGAG AATCAGATTTGTTATTCATCACCAGATTTCAGAAAATGATGTGCACTATGCGGTATCTTGTGTTCAG CGAGCTTTAGCAGGAGTGGCCGAAGAAAATGGTGACAAGTAA
- the LOC104121283 gene encoding cell division cycle 5-like protein: MRIMIKGGVWKNTEDEILKAAVMKYGKNQWARISSLLVRKSAKQCKARWYEWLDPSIKKTEWTREEDEKLLHLAKLMPTQWRTIAPIVGRTPSQCLERYEKLLDAACAKDENYDPNDDPRKLKPGEIDPNPESKPARPDPVDMDEDEKEMLSEARARLANTRGKKAKRKAREKQLEEARRLASLQKRRELKAAGIDARQRKRKRRGIDYNAEIPFEKKPPPGFYDVAEEDRPVEQPKFPTTIEELEGERRVDKEARLRKQDIARNKIAERQDAPTAILHANKLNDPEAVRKRSKLNLPAPQIPDHELEAIAKIGIASDLLGGDELSEGNAATRALLANYAQTPQHAMTPMRTPQRTPSTKQDAIMMEAENQRRLTQSQTPLLGGDNPMLHPSDFSGVTPKKREVQTPNPLLTPSATPGATGLTPRIGMTPSRDSYGMTPKGTPMRDELRINEEMDMHNNAKLGQFNSKKELLSGLKSLPQPKNEYQIVVQQPQEEIEEPPEEKIEEDMSDRIAREKAEEEARQQALLRKRSKVLQRELPRPPIASLELIRSSLMRADEDKSSFVPPTLIEQADEMIRKELLSLLEHDNSKYPLDEKAEKEKKKGVKRKVVAEPAIEDFEEDELKEADGLIKDEAQFVRVAMGHEGESLDEFVEAHKTTLNDIMYFPTRNAYGLSSVAGNMEKLAALQNEFENVKKKMDDDTKKATKLEQKIKVLTNGYQMRAGKLWSQIEATFKQMDTAGTELECFRALQKQEQLAASHRINNLWEEVQKQKELERTLQKRYGDLIADKEKMQHLMDEYRIQAQMQEEIAAKNRALELGKAEMEEKQSTSAATEAGVESSGTGQCSNAEETSASAAHVSSSAIEADDVPVESSETGQCSNAEEKSASAAHVSSSAIEADDVPVESSETGQCSNAEEKSASAAHVSSSAIEADDVPVESSETGQCSNAEEKSASAPHVSSSAIEADGVPVESSETGQCSNAEEKSASAPHVSSSAIEADGVPVESSETGQCSNAEEKSASAPHVSSSAIEADDVPVESSETGQCSNAEEKSASATHDATPQDVEEQVKVISDDSTMDAEAMSENVPMEGQNCIGESNQDVTKTEDSGVADDAQDVVASDAGN; the protein is encoded by the exons ACTGAGTGGACTAGAGAAGAAGATGAGAAACTACTTCACCTTGCAAAGCTCATGCCTACTCAATGGAGGACTATTGCGCCAATTGTTGGTCGTACACCATCCCAGTGCCTTGAACGCTATGAAAAGCTTCTCGATGCAGCTTGTGCGAAGGATGAAAACTATGACCCTAATGATGATCCAAGAAAATTGAAGCCTGGAGAGATTGATCCTAATCCAGAATCAAAGCCTGCTCGTCCTGATCCTGTTGATATGGACGAGGATGAGAAAGAAATGTTGTCTGAAGCACGGGCTCGGTTGGCCAACACAAGAGGTAAGAAGGCTAAAAGGAAAGCTAGAGAAAAGCAGCTTGAAGAGGCTCGAAGGCTTGCTTCCTTACAGAAAAGGAGAGAACTGAAGGCTGCTGGAATAGATGCCCGTCAAAGGAAGAGAAAAAGGAGAGGAATTGATTACAATGCTGAAATACCCTTTGAAAAGAAGCCTCCTCCAGGTTTCTATGATGTTGCTGAGGAAGACCGTCCAGTAGAGCAACCTAAGTTTCCAACTACCATTGAAGAACTAGAAGGTGAAAGGCGAGTCGATAAGGAAGCTCGTCTAAGAAAGCAGGATATTGCAAGGAATAAAATTGCAGAAAGGCAGGATGCCCCTACAGCCATATTGCATGCAAATAAACTTAATGATCCAGAAGCAGTGAGGAAGAGGTCGAAACTCAATCTTCCTGCACCACAGATTCCAGATCATGAATTGGAGGCCATAGCAAAGATAGGTATTGCCAGTGATCTACTAGGGGGTGATGAACTCTCCGAAGGGAATGCTGCAACACGTGCTCTTCTTGCAAATTATGCCCAGACACCACAGCATGCAATGACTCCTATGCGAACACCTCAAAGAACCCCTTCAACTAAGCAAGATGCCATTATGATGGAAGCAGAAAATCAACGAAGATTGACTCAGTCTCAGACACCATTACTTGGAGGGGATAATCCTATGTTGCACCCCTCAGATTTTTCTGGTGTCACTCCTAAGAAAAGGGAAGTTCAAACACCAAACCCACTCTTAACTCCTTCAGCGACTCCTGGAGCCACTGGCCTTACTCCTAGAATTGGCATGACACCTTCAAGGGATTCTTATGGCATGACCCCGAAAGGAACTCCTATGAGGGATGAGCTACGCATTAATGAAGAAATGGATATGCACAATAATGCTAAACTTGGGCAATTCAATTCAAAGAAAGAATTGCTTTCTGGTTTGAAAAGCCTTCCTCAGCCCAAAAATGAGTACCAGATAGTCGTCCAACAACCTCAGGAAGAAATTGAAGAACCACCAGAAGAGAAGATTGAAGAAGACATGTCTGATAGGATTGCAAGGGAGAAGGCCGAAGAAGAAGCAAGGCAACAAGCTTTACTCCGGAAAAGGTCAAAAGTATTGCAGAGAGAGCTCCCTAGACCTCCCATTGCTTCACTAGAACTAATAAGAAGTTCCTTAATGAGAGCTGATGAAGATAAGAGCTCCTTTGTTCCTCCTACACTAATTGAGCAGGCTGATGAAATGATTAGGAAGGAACTTCTATCTTTGCTAGAACATGATAATAGCAAGTATCCTCTAGATGAAAAAGCAGAGAAGGAGAAGAAAAAGGGGGTCAAGCGAAAAGTGGTGGCTGAACCTGCGATTGAGGACTTTGAGGAAGATGAACTGAAAGAG GCTGATGGATTGATCAAGGATGAGGCTCAGTTTGTTCGTGTGGCAATGGGACATGAGGGTGAATCTCTTGATGAATTTGTCGAAGCACACAAAACAACTTTGAATGATATCATGTACTTTCCTACCCGGAATGCTTATGGGCTCTCAAGTGTTGCTGGAAACATGGAAAAGCTAGCTGCTTTACAGAATGAGTTTGAGAATGTGAAGAAGAAAATGGATGATGATACTAAGAAAGCAACAAAGCTTGAGCAGAAGATCAAAGTCCTTACTAATGGATATCAG ATGCGAGCCGGAAAACTCTGGTCACAGATAGAGGCTACGTTTAAGCAAATGGACACAGCAGGGACAGAACTTGAATGCTTCCGAGCATTACAAAAACAAGAGCAGCTAGCAGCATCACATAGGATCAACAATCTGTGGGAAGAAGTTCAGAAACAAAAGGAGCTTGAACGTACTTTACAGAAAAGGTACGGTGACCTCATAGCAGATAAGGAAAAGATGCAGCATCTCATGGATGAGTACAGAATACAAGCTCAAATGCAGGAAGAAATTGCAGCAAAGAATCGTGCTCTTGAGCTGGGCAAGGCAGAAATGGAAGAAAAGCAGAGCACATCTGCTGCTACTGAAGCTGGTGTGGAATCTTCAGGTACTGGCCAATGCTCCAATGCAGAGGAAACTTCTGCTTCTGCCGCTCATGTATCATCATCTGCTATTGAAGCTGATGATGTGCCTGTGGAATCTTCAGAGACCGGCCAGTGTTCCAATGCAGAGGAAAAATCTGCTTCTGCCGCTCATGTATCATCATCTGCTATTGAAGCTGATGATGTGCCTGTGGAATCTTCAGAGACCGGCCAGTGTTCCAATGCAGAGGAAAAATCTGCTTCTGCCGCTCATGTATCATCATCTGCTATTGAAGCTGATGACGTGCCTGTGGAATCTTCAGAGACCGGCCAGTGCTCCAATGCAGAGGAAAAATCTGCTTCTGCCCCTCATGTATCATCATCTGCTATTGAAGCTGATGGCGTGCCTGTGGAATCTTCAGAGACCGGCCAGTGCTCCAATGCAGAGGAAAAATCTGCTTCTGCCCCTCATGTATCATCATCTGCTATTGAAGCTGATGGCGTGCCTGTGGAATCTTCAGAGACCGGCCAGTGCTCCAATGCAGAGGAAAAATCTGCTTCTGCCCCTCATGTATCATCATCTGCTATTGAAGCTGATGACGTGCCTGTGGAATCTTCAGAGACCGGCCAGTGCTCCAATGCAGAGGAAAAATCTGCTTCTGCCACTCATGATGCAACTCCTCAGGACGTTGAGGAACAGGTGAAAGTTATCAGTGACGACTCTACAATGGATGCTGAAGCCATGAGTGAGAATGTGCCTATGGAGGGTCAAAACTGTATAGGAGAGAGTAACCAGGACGTTACCAAAACAGAAGATTCTGGAGTTGCAGATGACGCGCAGGATGTAGTTGCAAGTGATGCGGGAAACTAG